AAAACAGTCTAGCATCCCGAAGTGACAAAAATCGGCACTTTTTGCCTAAAATCCGGGGTTTTTGGGAGCAAAGTGACAAAAATTGCCCCTGCGGGAGGCTTTGCTCTCAGTGCACAAGCCTGCAAAACACAAAAACCAACTCTCTTCCTATAGGTTTAAACCGTTTATGCCACCGGCATAAGTCTGCTATGCCACCGGCATAAGTCCATTATGTACGTAGCACAAGTATACTATGCTACCGGCACAAGACTATTATGTACGTAGCACAAGTATATTATGCCACCGGCACAAGGCTATTATGTACGTAGCATAAGTATACTATGCCACCGGCACAAGACTATTATGTACGTAGCACAAATATACTATGCCACCGGCATAAGACTATTATGTACGTGGCACAAGTCCATTATGCCACGGGCATAAGGGATTTACGGTATGTGAGGCAAAGGAAGCACTTGCCGTCCCCATAGATAACCCGGGGGGGATATACCCCTAGGGGGGTCCTCCCCGGAGGGGTAGGGGGTGGTCTGTTTACGCCTATGGCGGAAACCGCCTCTAATCCCCAGTCCACTTCCGGCAGATATTGAGCGACATCAGGCTATACGATGTGGCCAGGGGCGCGAAGTCTTCCCACCAGCGGCTGACTTCGTTAGACCAGGAGCCGTCGGGCTTCTGCATCACGGCTAACTTGTCGACCAGCTCGTTCGCCCAAAGATGCTCTTTCTTTCCTGCCGGAACAACAGACGGGTCGGCCGTGACTAACGTCTTTTCGCCGTAGGCGTCCAGCGATTTGGCAAAGGTGTGGTAGTAATAGAATAATCCTTGCTTGCCCAGGTTGGGCTCGGCGTCGGTGCGCAGGCCGGGGTTTTCGTCCAATGTGTAATTTAACCTTATCCAGTTATAGGCGGCCTGGACCCGCGGGTCGTTCTTATCAATATAGGCGTAGATGAAACTCTTCAGACCGGCATAGGTCATCGAGCCGTAGGGAACGAGAACCTTTTTGCCGTCCGGAGTGGTCTTTTCGCCGCCCTTGCTTTCGACCGGTGAATAGGCGAACCCGCCGGTATTCTCGGTGGCCCGGAACTTGTTGTATTCGCTGGAATCCTGTATCTTGGCCAGGAATTCCACGGCCCGTTTATAGGTATCGCTGTCCTTGGCCAACCCGGCCAGGTGCAGGGCATCCATGGCGTAGGCGGTAGTGGACAGGTTAGCGTTGGGGTTGCCCTTCTTTTCGTCATAGCCCCAGCCGCCGAAGTCCTTGTCGGCCGATTCCGGCCCGTATTGCGACTTGGTCAGGTAATCGGTAGCTTTCTTGACCACCGGTTCTATCCTATCGGCTACGGACTTTTCCATAAATGGCTGGACGGTTTTAAGCGCCACCAGGGCCAGCGAGGTTTTGTAAATTTCGAAGGCCGGGAATTTCTTGGCGTCTATGACCGCGCCGGTGGGCTCCTGCCGAGGCAGGATGTAGTTGACGGCCGATACTATCTGCACTTGATACTGCTTGCGGGTGTCTTCGGGCGATTCGGCCAGGATTATCAGGCCCATAGCCGTGAAGGCCACATCGGACTT
Above is a window of Candidatus Brocadiia bacterium DNA encoding:
- a CDS encoding prenyltransferase/squalene oxidase repeat-containing protein, with product MKNVWIVVVLVLIGGLIVWLSTVIQPISTPSEKPAVAESQKAPEAQPVSAPQPVAAKAEPSPSRKQLDDIFNKGLKYFVSKQLSDGAFPDLEGKSDVAFTAMGLIILAESPEDTRKQYQVQIVSAVNYILPRQEPTGAVIDAKKFPAFEIYKTSLALVALKTVQPFMEKSVADRIEPVVKKATDYLTKSQYGPESADKDFGGWGYDEKKGNPNANLSTTAYAMDALHLAGLAKDSDTYKRAVEFLAKIQDSSEYNKFRATENTGGFAYSPVESKGGEKTTPDGKKVLVPYGSMTYAGLKSFIYAYIDKNDPRVQAAYNWIRLNYTLDENPGLRTDAEPNLGKQGLFYYYHTFAKSLDAYGEKTLVTADPSVVPAGKKEHLWANELVDKLAVMQKPDGSWSNEVSRWWEDFAPLATSYSLMSLNICRKWTGD